A stretch of the Halomarina ordinaria genome encodes the following:
- a CDS encoding alpha-ketoacid dehydrogenase subunit beta — MPERSMRDAITEALDEELERDSSTYLIGEDVADAGGSFGLTRGLLDSYGPERVIDTPISEAAIVGSSAGAALTGSRPIAEIMYADFMGLAADQVMNQAGLFKYMFGGDASVPMTIRTVNGGAGFNAAAQHSKSLHGLFMHMAGVRVVLASTVYDAKGLLKSAIRCDDPVVFFEHMGLYNRKGEIPAESYTLPLGEAAVEREGDDVTVVATQQLLHDALNVAETLSGDISVEVINPRTLAPLDRETLAESAKKTGRVVVADESLIRNGPASYIAGRIEEDAFYHLEAPVSVVGVDDTPIPFSPPLADAVVPDAEAIENAITALPRL; from the coding sequence ATGCCTGAACGCTCGATGCGCGATGCCATCACCGAGGCACTCGACGAGGAACTCGAACGCGACTCTTCGACGTACCTCATTGGTGAGGATGTCGCTGACGCGGGAGGGAGTTTCGGTCTCACGCGCGGGCTCCTCGATTCGTATGGTCCTGAGCGAGTCATCGACACGCCCATCAGCGAGGCCGCGATCGTTGGAAGCAGTGCGGGTGCAGCGCTCACCGGATCGCGCCCGATTGCAGAGATCATGTACGCTGACTTCATGGGGTTGGCCGCAGACCAGGTGATGAACCAGGCAGGCCTCTTCAAGTACATGTTCGGTGGGGATGCCTCCGTACCGATGACCATCCGGACGGTCAACGGGGGAGCAGGGTTCAATGCGGCCGCTCAGCACTCGAAGAGCCTCCACGGGCTGTTTATGCACATGGCAGGGGTTCGGGTGGTGCTCGCGAGTACCGTCTACGACGCGAAAGGGTTGCTCAAGAGTGCGATTCGCTGTGACGACCCCGTGGTGTTCTTCGAACACATGGGGCTATACAACCGGAAGGGCGAGATCCCGGCCGAGTCGTACACCTTGCCACTCGGCGAAGCGGCCGTCGAACGTGAGGGTGACGACGTGACTGTCGTCGCCACCCAACAGCTGCTTCACGACGCACTGAACGTTGCCGAGACGCTTTCAGGCGATATCAGTGTGGAGGTGATCAACCCGCGAACCCTCGCACCACTGGACCGCGAAACACTCGCCGAGAGCGCCAAAAAGACCGGTCGAGTTGTCGTTGCCGATGAATCACTCATCCGGAATGGCCCGGCGTCCTACATTGCCGGACGCATCGAAGAGGACGCGTTCTACCACCTCGAAGCACCCGTCTCGGTCGTCGGTGTGGACGACACACCGATACCGTTCTCGCCCCCGCTCGCGGACGCCGTCGTCCCAGACGCTGAAGCCATCGAAAACGCGATTACTGCACTCCCACGACTGTAA
- a CDS encoding nuclear transport factor 2 family protein, translating to MSTDLIERLTRLEHREAIKELRAEYCYRIDARDWDGYTALFTEDAHLSFGPVGEFDGSEEIREFAEHIVGAEHPFLSHMIHNPVIDIDGETATGRWYFEVPCTFADGTAGWIQGQYTDEYVYNGSEWRFSSVIAEFNYFADYDAGWADIVASR from the coding sequence ATGTCAACTGACCTTATCGAACGACTCACTCGCCTGGAGCACCGAGAAGCGATCAAAGAGCTGCGCGCTGAGTACTGCTATCGAATCGATGCCCGTGACTGGGACGGGTACACGGCTCTGTTCACTGAGGATGCTCACCTGAGTTTCGGACCCGTCGGTGAGTTCGATGGAAGCGAGGAGATTCGGGAGTTCGCCGAACACATCGTCGGCGCCGAACACCCGTTTCTCTCGCACATGATCCACAACCCTGTAATCGATATCGATGGAGAGACGGCGACTGGGCGGTGGTACTTCGAGGTCCCCTGTACGTTCGCTGATGGTACTGCGGGCTGGATCCAGGGGCAGTACACCGACGAGTACGTCTACAACGGGTCTGAATGGCGGTTTAGTTCGGTCATCGCCGAATTCAACTACTTCGCGGACTATGACGCGGGCTGGGCAGATATCGTTGCCTCGCGGTAA
- a CDS encoding IclR family transcriptional regulator, which yields MAPKLPVNSLRTTFAIIEEIVDRNGAGIAELAETLEKPKSTVYDHVVSLYELQYLTREDGTYRLTSDFLRLGYWNRYNRTLYQAAINELQRLAADTGEYASLTVEEHGRAVIIATEEGEQAIPVHIFDGLKMNLHTAAPGKAILAFLSPDRVDEIIETHGLPKRTTNTITDRERLDTELERIRADNYALDDEERLTGMRSVAAPVIDRSGRVQGSLSVYGPTNRIDDHLFTEELPDKLLRAANIVEVLLNYD from the coding sequence ATGGCCCCAAAGCTCCCCGTCAACTCCCTGCGAACCACGTTCGCGATAATCGAGGAAATCGTCGATCGCAACGGGGCGGGTATCGCGGAACTCGCGGAGACACTTGAAAAGCCAAAGAGTACCGTCTATGACCACGTCGTCTCGCTGTACGAACTCCAGTACCTCACGCGCGAAGACGGTACGTATCGACTGACATCTGACTTCTTGCGTCTGGGATACTGGAACCGGTATAACCGGACGCTGTACCAGGCGGCGATAAACGAACTCCAGCGCCTTGCTGCAGACACCGGCGAATACGCTAGTCTCACGGTCGAGGAACACGGACGAGCCGTCATCATCGCCACCGAAGAGGGTGAACAGGCGATTCCGGTTCACATCTTTGACGGTCTCAAGATGAATCTCCATACTGCAGCTCCTGGAAAGGCCATTTTAGCGTTCCTTTCTCCAGACCGTGTCGACGAGATCATCGAGACACATGGCCTCCCGAAACGAACTACGAACACCATCACCGATCGCGAGCGTCTCGATACGGAGCTCGAACGGATCCGGGCCGACAACTACGCCCTAGACGACGAGGAACGGCTCACAGGAATGCGCTCTGTCGCCGCTCCCGTTATCGACCGAAGCGGCCGTGTCCAGGGATCGCTATCCGTGTACGGACCGACGAATCGCATCGACGACCACCTGTTTACAGAGGAGCTCCCAGATAAGCTCCTCCGAGCGGCCAACATCGTCGAGGTGTTGCTGAACTACGACTGA